A single Chanos chanos chromosome 8, fChaCha1.1, whole genome shotgun sequence DNA region contains:
- the dynll2b gene encoding dynein, light chain, LC8-type 2b yields the protein MTDRKAVIKNADMSEDMQQDAVDCATQAMEKYNIEKDIAAYIKKEFDKKYNPTWHCIVGRNFGSYVTHETKHFIYFYLGQVAILLFKSG from the exons ATGACTGACAGGAAGGCTGTGATTAAGAATGCAGACATGTCTGAGGACATGCAGCAGGATGCAGTGGATTGTGCAACGCAGGCCATGGAGAAGTATAACATCGAGAAAGACATCGCCGCCTACATTAAAAAG GAATTTGACAAGAAGTACAACCCCACGTGGCACTGCATTGTGGGTCGGAACTTTGGCAGCTACGTAACGCATGAGACAAAGCATTTCATCTACTTCTACCTTGGGCAGGTGGCCATACTACTTTTCAAATCGGGATGA